From the genome of Miscanthus floridulus cultivar M001 chromosome 10, ASM1932011v1, whole genome shotgun sequence, one region includes:
- the LOC136486407 gene encoding disease resistance protein RGA2-like produces the protein MAVVLDALASYLQDMLLEMSKEEVHLLLGVPGEIKKMGMKLGDLKRFLADADKRNISDESVKSWVRELRNAMYDATNILDLCQLKAMERGQSCDMGCFNPLLFCMRNPLHAHDIDNRMKSLNERLDDIEKRSKTFNFINLASYEDNTKKVESSVRARRETTGEDELGVVGEKIEEDTRNLVDLLTKKDKNVHEHRNVMVYATVGVGGIGKTTLAKKIFNHDFIKQEFQKRIWLSVNQEFSDADLLERAITEAQGNHQAPINTKAALERTLKEALKDCKTLLVMDDVWDHHAWEGVLKTPLLSILAQGSCVLVTTRHDMVAKGMMAEVPYHHVNKLEQEDAWSLLKKQVVGNENNDEPKVDALKDIGTSIIAKCDGLPLAVKVIGGLLRQKNIRRSDRKNVLNDSTWSVSQMPEELNYAVYLSYQDLHPKLQSCFLHYALLPKSMVFGYDRIVAMWIGEGFVHGNSRDLEVLGKEYYDQLIARNLLEPDPRYVDHGVCNMHDIVRSFAQYLTRDEALVTQKSEAGPTINSIPENVIRLSLKSKESESNELEWSSLQAHISLRTLILVGETKINPGDSLSSFPCLRTLHIEDGNFDALSESLVQLKHLRYLSLVGTDTSRLPKKIAKMKFLQCIDLTNCKSLVKLPRGIGELWQLRYLSLQYSGINNIPRGFGSLTNLRILKGFPAHVEGDWCSLEELGPLNQLMRLRIHGLENVSSSSFAIKARLGEKVCLSYLSLQCTSSSGGAHRLVKQEEQQHIEKVFDELCPPPCLENLTIEGYIGQRLPRWMTSTAIVSLGCLRNLSMQDLPYCIELPDSLFQLPSLEFLQIISAPAIKHVGPEFLLPHHHEHPSAMENFGSGLKIEVIRCPHLERISNLPNLQNLGIIECPELKVLEGLPALHRLALEDYDMETLPGYLKDVNPRDLLLLCAASLLASIAKGKSSPEWDKFSHIKQVNAYADDNDNNIERKWYVKYTIDPFSFKTNISPSADASGDETEEVLLDKVEQV, from the exons ATGGCGGTGGTACTGGATGCTTTAGCATCCTACCTCCAAGACATGTTGTTGGAGATGTCTAAGGAAGAGGTGCATCTGCTCTTAGGTGTTCCCGGTGAGATAAAAAAGATGGGGATGAAGCTTGGGGACCTTAAGAGGTTCCTCGCCGATGCTGACAAGAGGAACATCAGCGACGAGAGTGTGAAATCATGGGTGAGAGAGCTTAGGAATGCCATGTATGATGCTACCAACATCCTTGATTTGTGCCAGCTCAAGGCGATGGAACGGGGTCAAAGCTGTGATATGGGCTGCTTCAATCCCTTGCTCTTTTGTATGAGGAATCCTCTCCATGCTCATGACATCGATAATCGCATGAAAAGTCTTAATGAGAGGCTAGATGACATTGAGAAGCGTAGCAAAAccttcaacttcattaaccttgcaTCTTATGAGGACAACACAAAAAAGGTAGAATCCTCCGTTCGCGCTAGGCGTGAGACAACAGGGGAGGATGAGTTAGGTGTGGTTGGTGAGAAGATCGAGGAGGACACAAGAAATCTTGTGGATTTGCTCACGAAGAAGGACAAAAATGTACATGAACATAGAAATGTTATGGTTTATGCTACTGTGGGAGTAGGAGGGATTGGCAAAACCACCCTTGCCAAGAAGATCTTTAATCATGACTTCATCAAACAAGAGTTTCAAAAGAGAATATGGTTGAGTGTCAATCAAGAATTTAGCGATGCTGATCTATTAGAGAGAGCTATCACTGAAGCACAAGGAAACCATCAAGCACCAATAAACACAAAGGCCGCACTAGAGCGAACCCTTAAGGAAGCCTTGAAGGACTGCAAGACTTTATTGGTGATGGATGATGTCTGGGACCACCATGCATGGGAGGGTGTCCTCAAAACTCCATTATTAAGCATCCTAGCTCAAGGTAGTTGTGTCCTCGTTACCACAAGACATGACATGGTCGCCAAAGGCATGATGGCGGAGGTGCCCTACCACCATGTCAACAAATTAGAGCAAGAAGATGCCTGGTCTTTGCTCAAGAAGCAG GTGGTTGGAAATGAAAACAATGATGAACCAAAGGTTGATGCATTGAAGGACATTGGAACGTCGATTATAGCAAAATGTGATGGTTTGCCTCTCGCAGTCAAAGTAATAGGAGGCCTTCTCCGCCAGAAAAACATAAGGCGAAGCGACCGGAAAAATGTCCTAAATGATTCTACATGGTCAGTATCTCAAATGCCTGAAGAGCTAAACTATGCAGTATACCTTAGCTATCAAGATTTGCACCCAAAGTTGCAGTCTTGCTTTCTGCACTACGCCCTCCTCCCCAAGAGCATGGTGTTCGGGTATGACCGTATTGTTGCCATGTGGATTGGGGAAGGATTTGTTCATGGAAACTCACGTGATTTAGAAGTATTAGGAAAAGAGTACTATGACCAATTAATAGCTAGGAACCTTCTAGAGCCAGATCCAAGGTATGTGGACCATGGAGTTTGCAATATGCATGATATTGTTCGTTCATTTGCTCAGTATTTGACTAGAGATGAAGCACTGGTAACTCAGAAAAGTGAAGCTGGCCCAACCATTAATAGCATTCCAGAAAATGTTATTCGGTTATCACTAAAATCCAAAGAATCAGAGTCAAATGAGCTAGAGTGGAGTTCTCTACAAGCACATATATCACTGCGAACACTTATTTTAGTTGGGGAAACAAAGATCAACCCAGGTGATTCACTGTCATCTTTTCCTTGTTTGCGGACCCTACATATAGAAGATGGAAATTTTGATGCATTGTCTGAATCTTTGGTCCaactcaaacacttgaggtatttGTCCCTAGTTGGCACCGACACATCTAGGCTGCCAAAAAAAATAGCCAAGATGAAATTCTTGCAGTGCATTGACCTTACTAATTGTAAAAGTTTGGTGAAGCTTCCTCGTGGCATTGGAGAGTTATGGCAGCTGAGGTATCTAAGCCTTCAATACTCAGGTATAAACAATATACCCAGGGGTTTCGGCAGCCTAACTAATTTGAGGATATTAAAGGGGTTTCCAGCCCACGTGGAGGGTGATTGGTGTAGTTTGGAAGAATTAGGACCTCTTAACCAGCTCATGCGTCTTCGTATACATGGCCTGGAGAATGTATCTTCTTCCTCATTTGCTATAAAAGCCAGGCTTGGTGAAAAGGTGTGCCTCAGCTATCTGTCCTTACAGTGCACTAGTAGTAGTGGAGGTGCTCACCGGTTGGTGAAACAGGAAGAGCAGCAACACATCGAGAAGGTGTTTGATGAGCTCTGCCCTCCGCCTTGCTTAGAAAATCTTACAATCGAAGGGTACATTGGTCAACGACTTCCACGGTGGATGACGTCGACAGCAATTGTGTCCCTTGGATGCTTGAGGAATCTATCCATGCAAGACTTGCCTTATTGCATAGAGCTACCTGACAGCTTGTTCCAGCTCCCCAGCTTGGAGTTCCTACAGATTATAAGTGCCCCAGCCATCAAGCATGTTGGGCCAGAGTTCTTACTACCACACCATCATGAGCACCCAAGCGCTATGGAGAACTTTGGTTCTGGTTTGAAAATTGAGGTGATTAGATGTCCACACCTGGAGAGGATCAGCAATCTGCCAAATTTGCAGAACCTCGGGATCATAGAGTGCCCAGAGTTAAAGGTACTAGAGGGTTTACCTGCACTTCATAGACTCGCACTGGAGGACTACGACATGGAAACACTCCCTGGATACTTGAAGGACGTAAACCCAAGGGATTTGCTTCTACTGTGCGCCGCCTCGCTGCTTGCTTCCATAGCTAAAGGGAAATCTAGCCCTGAGTGGGACAAGTTCAGCCATATCAAGCAGGTCAACGCATATGCAGATGATAACGACAACAACATTGAAAGGAAGTGGTACGTGAAGTACACGATAGATCCTTTCAGCTTCAAGACAAACATCAGCCCCTCTGCCGACGCTTCAG GGGATGAAACAGAGGAGGTGTTATTGGACAAAGTGGAGCAAGTTTGA